From a single Maylandia zebra isolate NMK-2024a linkage group LG3, Mzebra_GT3a, whole genome shotgun sequence genomic region:
- the LOC112432290 gene encoding neuroligin-2-like has translation MLEFLYDDFEELVGELLNYDILIGVNQGEGLKFVDDSEDNDGISAAAFDYTISNFVDNLYGYPEGKDILRETIKFMYTDWADRDNGDMRRKTLLALFTDHQWVAPAVATAKLHAEFQSPVYFYTFYHHCHTETRPECRRRARRRDTLRVRRTDDRDPNLPVPQDTKFIHTKPNRFEEVIWTKFNWKDKQYLHIGLKPRVRDNYRANKVAFWLELVPHLHSLHDVLFPTTTRSPAGRDPGTMRPRNNVPRTTRHPYPTFPSDPEPEGSERPPQDLFPRHTRDYSTELSVTVAVGASLFFLNILAFAALYYKRDKRHEMRRHRLSPQRGGPANDLAHSQEEEIMSLQMKDWEHDAHHDMEPLRPHDILRPACPPDYTLALRCAPDNVPLMKPNTITVIPSTITSMQPLHAFNTFPSTGHNNTLPHPHSTTRV, from the exons ATGTTGGAGTTTCTATACGATGACTTTGAAGAGCTTGTG GGGGAGCTCCTAAACTATGACATCCTGATAGGAGTGAACCAGGGAGAGGGGCTGAAGTTTGTGGACGACAGTGAGGACAACGACGGCATCTCAGCTGCGGCGTTCGACTACACCATCTCCAACTTTGTTGACAACCTCTACGGCTACCCAGAGG GCAAAGACATCCTGAGGGAGACCATTAAGTTCATGTACACAGACTGGGCGGACAGGGACAACGGCGACATGCGGCGGAAGACTCTGTTGGCCCTGTTTACGGACCACCAGTGGGTGGCACCAGCTGTGGCCACTGCCAAACTCCATGCTGAGTTTCAGTCCCCAGTTTACTTTTACACGTTCTACCACCACTGCCACACCGAGACGCGGCCCGAGTGCCGACGCCGCGCACGGAGACGAGATACCTTACGTGTTCGGCGTACCGATGATCG GGACCCCAACCTGCCCGTCCCTCAGGACACCAAGTTCATTCATACCAAGCCCAACCGCTTCGAGGAGGTCATCTGGACCAAGTTCAACTGGAAGGACAAGCAGTACCTTCACATCGGTTTGAAACCTCGTGTCAGAGACAACTACAGAGCTAACAAAGTGGCCTTTTGGCTGGAATTAGTCCCTCATCTTCACAGCCTGCACGACGTGCTCTTTCCCACCACTACGCGCTCCCCCGCAGGCCGTGACCCCGGCACCATGAGGCCCAGAAACAACGTTCCTCGAACCACTCGTCATCCTTACCCTACCTTCCCATCAGATCCTGAGCCCGAGGGCTCAGAGCGCCCGCCCCAGGACCTCTTTCCCAGACACACCCGCGACTACTCCACCGAACTGAGCGTGACAGTTGCAGTTGGAGCGTCGCTCTTCTTCCTCAACATCCTGGCCTTCGCCGCCCTTTACTACAAGCGTGACAAGCGGCACGAGATGCGCCGGCACCGGCTGTCCCCTCAGCGGGGCGGCCCCGCCAACGACCTGGCTCACAGCCAGGAGGAGGAGATCATGTCCCTGCAGATGAAGGACTGGGAGCACGACGCTCACCACGACATGGAGCCCCTGCGACCCCACGACATCCTGCGGCCCGCCTGCCCTCCCGACTACACCCTGGCGCTGCGCTGCGCCCCCGACAACGTGCCGCTGATGAAGCCAAACACCATCACCGTGATCCCCAGCACCATCACCAGCATGCAGCCTCTTCACGCCTTCAACACATTCCCCTCCACCGGCCACAACAACACCCTGCCCCACCCCCACTCCACCACCAGGGTATAG